A window of Pyxidicoccus xibeiensis contains these coding sequences:
- the ptsP gene encoding phosphoenolpyruvate--protein phosphotransferase — MLTLTKTHVRLGQSAASKAEAIRLVGQTMVEAGFIEPGYIDSMLRREGVSATYLGNGIAIPHGTPDARDLVKRTGVVVVQFPRGVDWGKDGAARVVVGIAARSDEHLQVLANLTGVLGDAAKAEELARTRDAGLIVVTLNGASAAPEPVASTSPLATEGPFIQVTSPAPHGMHARPSTALVEVAKRFRSDITVHYGQKSGSAKSLISLLQLGATGGAPLIITASGADAEAALGAIRAAFEAGLDEEVSLRPAASAAAPAPAARLDYDGQMVAGISASPGIASGPAWLFQHERLVVAEKAPDPAREHERLAQALAGAIAELHNLHQEFFKKAGATRAAIFKAHQELLDDPEMVTEAGRHIDGGASAGWAWRRVYEERAEALARLPDPLLAGRAGDLRDVGRRVLRMLADVVEGVATLPDHPVVLLAEDLAPSDTAKLDPAMVLGLCTVGGGATSHTAIIARSLDIPAVVAAGPAVLDLVNGEDCILDGDGGVLVLRPSAKDQARAATWRERVREQRDAEKLDRYKPAITRDGRRVEVAANIGSAKDAQKAVDAGGEGVGLMRTEFLFLQREDPPGEDEQYEAYRTMVRALNGLPIILRTLDIGGDKHVPYLSLPAEANPFLGVRGIRLCFEREDLFRTQLRAILRASKEGPVRIMYPMVATLAELRRAKAITEDVRREVGAAPVETGIMIEVPSAVMLADQLAKEVSFFSIGTNDLTQYVLAMDREHPVLAPQADGVHPAVLRMVDLTVKAARGAGIWVGACGGVAGDPAGAITLSGLGVSELSVAIPTIPAIKALLRSVSMKDLETVARQALACEGAAEVRALVRGLLARAGEGA; from the coding sequence ATGCTGACACTCACCAAGACGCATGTCCGCCTGGGGCAGTCCGCCGCGAGCAAGGCGGAGGCCATCCGCCTCGTCGGGCAGACCATGGTGGAGGCGGGCTTCATCGAGCCGGGGTACATCGACAGCATGCTCCGGCGCGAGGGCGTCTCCGCCACGTACCTGGGCAACGGCATCGCCATCCCCCACGGCACGCCGGACGCGCGCGACCTGGTGAAGCGGACGGGCGTGGTCGTCGTCCAGTTCCCGCGCGGCGTGGACTGGGGCAAGGACGGCGCGGCCCGGGTGGTGGTGGGCATCGCCGCGCGGTCGGATGAGCACCTCCAGGTGCTCGCCAACCTCACGGGCGTGCTCGGGGACGCGGCGAAGGCGGAGGAGCTGGCGCGCACCCGCGACGCGGGCCTCATCGTCGTCACGCTCAATGGCGCCTCCGCCGCTCCGGAGCCCGTGGCCTCCACGTCCCCGCTGGCCACCGAGGGGCCCTTCATCCAGGTGACGTCGCCCGCGCCGCATGGCATGCACGCGCGACCGTCCACCGCGCTCGTCGAGGTGGCGAAGCGCTTCCGCTCGGACATCACCGTCCACTACGGGCAGAAGTCGGGCAGCGCGAAGAGCCTCATCTCCCTGCTCCAGCTCGGTGCCACGGGTGGGGCGCCGCTCATCATCACCGCATCGGGAGCGGACGCGGAGGCGGCGCTGGGTGCCATTCGCGCGGCGTTCGAGGCCGGCCTGGACGAGGAGGTGTCGCTCCGGCCCGCCGCGTCCGCCGCCGCTCCCGCCCCGGCGGCGCGGCTGGACTATGACGGGCAGATGGTGGCGGGCATCTCCGCCTCTCCGGGCATCGCCTCCGGGCCGGCGTGGCTCTTCCAGCACGAACGGCTGGTGGTGGCGGAGAAGGCGCCCGACCCGGCGCGCGAGCACGAGCGGCTGGCGCAGGCGCTGGCCGGCGCCATCGCGGAGCTCCACAACCTGCACCAGGAGTTCTTCAAGAAGGCCGGCGCCACCCGGGCCGCCATCTTCAAGGCCCACCAGGAGCTGCTGGACGACCCGGAGATGGTGACCGAGGCGGGCCGCCACATCGACGGTGGCGCGAGCGCCGGCTGGGCGTGGCGGCGCGTCTACGAGGAGCGGGCGGAGGCGCTCGCCCGGCTCCCGGACCCGCTGCTGGCCGGGCGCGCGGGCGACCTGCGCGACGTGGGCCGCCGCGTGCTGCGCATGCTGGCGGACGTGGTGGAGGGCGTGGCGACGCTGCCGGACCACCCGGTGGTGCTGCTGGCCGAGGACCTGGCCCCGTCCGACACCGCGAAGCTGGACCCGGCGATGGTGCTGGGGCTGTGCACCGTCGGGGGCGGGGCCACGTCGCACACGGCCATCATCGCCCGCTCGCTGGACATCCCCGCCGTCGTCGCCGCGGGGCCGGCGGTGCTGGACCTGGTCAACGGCGAGGACTGCATCCTCGACGGGGACGGGGGCGTCCTGGTGCTGAGGCCCTCCGCGAAGGACCAGGCGCGGGCTGCGACGTGGCGCGAGCGCGTCCGAGAGCAGCGCGACGCGGAGAAGCTGGACCGGTACAAGCCCGCGATTACGCGGGACGGGCGCCGCGTGGAGGTCGCCGCCAACATCGGGTCGGCGAAGGACGCGCAGAAGGCCGTGGACGCCGGTGGCGAGGGCGTGGGCCTGATGCGCACGGAGTTCCTCTTCCTCCAGCGCGAGGACCCGCCGGGAGAGGACGAGCAGTACGAGGCGTACCGCACCATGGTCCGCGCGCTGAACGGGCTGCCCATCATCCTGCGCACGCTGGACATCGGCGGCGACAAGCACGTGCCCTACCTGTCGCTGCCGGCGGAGGCCAACCCGTTCCTCGGCGTGCGCGGCATCCGCCTGTGCTTCGAGCGGGAGGACCTGTTCCGCACGCAGCTGCGCGCCATCCTCCGCGCGTCGAAGGAGGGGCCGGTGCGCATCATGTACCCGATGGTGGCCACGCTCGCCGAGCTGCGCAGGGCCAAGGCCATCACCGAGGACGTCCGCCGCGAGGTGGGCGCGGCCCCGGTGGAAACGGGCATCATGATCGAGGTCCCCTCGGCGGTGATGCTGGCCGACCAGCTCGCGAAGGAGGTGTCCTTCTTCTCCATCGGCACCAATGACCTGACGCAGTACGTGCTGGCCATGGACCGCGAGCACCCGGTGCTGGCGCCCCAGGCGGACGGCGTCCACCCGGCCGTCCTGCGCATGGTGGACCTGACGGTGAAGGCCGCGCGCGGGGCCGGCATCTGGGTGGGCGCGTGCGGCGGCGTGGCGGGAGACCCGGCGGGCGCCATCACCCTGTCCGGGCTGGGCGTCAGCGAGCTGAGCGTCGCCATCCCCACCATCCCCGCCATCAAGGCGCTGCTGCGGAGCGTGTCGATGAAGGACCTGGAGACGGTGGCACGGCAGGCGCTCGCCTGTGAGGGCGCGGCCGAGGTGCGGGCGCTGGTGCGAGGCCTGCTGGCCAGGGCCGGGGAGGGCGCATGA